A DNA window from Jaculus jaculus isolate mJacJac1 chromosome 1, mJacJac1.mat.Y.cur, whole genome shotgun sequence contains the following coding sequences:
- the Cd82 gene encoding CD82 antigen isoform X1, with product MRQGAPCEHAAGREQRGPPHMLLPGSLILGAVILGFGVWILADRSSFISVLQTSSSSLQVGAYIFIGVGAVTMLMGFLGCIGAVNEVRCLLGLYFALLLLILIAQVTAGTLFYFNAGKLKQEMGGVVMEIIQKYNASDSGGKDSLQEAWDYVQAQVQCCGWGSFLNWTENAELMNRTEPTYPCSCEVMGEEDNRLIVKKGFCEAPANGTQASNDPAGWPVYKEGCMEKVQAWLQENLGILLGVCVGVAVFELLGLLLSICLCRHIHSEDYSKVPKY from the exons ATGCGCCAGGGAGCTCCGTGTGAGCATGCAGCTGGGCGGGAGCAGAGGGGACCCCCACATATGCTCCTGCCTGGCTCACTG ATCCTGGGTGCAGTGATCCTGGGCTTTGGGGTGTGGATCCTGGCTGACAGAAGCAGTTTCATCTCCGTCCTGC AAACCTCCTCCAGCTCTCTGCAGGTGGGGGCGTACATCTTCATTGGCGTGGGTGCCGTCACCATGCTCATGGGTTTCCTTGGCTGCATTGGTGCTGTCAATGAGGTCCGCTGTCTGCTGGGGCTG TACTTTGCCTTGCTGCTGCTGATCCTCATAGCCCAGGTGACTGCTGGGACCCTCTTCTACTTCAATGCGGGCAAG CTGAAGCAGGAAATGGGCGGCGTGGTGATGGAGATCATTCAGAAATACAATGCCAGTGACAGTGGTGGCAAGGACAGCCTGCAGGAGGCCTGGGACTACGTGCAGGCACAG GTGCAGTGCTGCGGCTGGGGCAGCTTCCTCAACTGGACGGAGAACGCAGAGCTCATGAACCGCACGGAGCCCACTTACCCCTGCTCCTGCGAGGTCATGGGGGAGGAGGACAACCGGCTCATCGTGAAGAAGGGCTTCTGTGAGGCTCCTGCCAACGGCACCCAGGCCAGCAACGACCCCGCAGGATGGCCTGTGTACAAGGAG GGCTGCATGGAAAAGGTGCAGGCCTGGCTGCAGGAGAACCTGGGCATCCTCCTCGGCGTGTGTGTAGGCGTTGCTGTCTTCGAG CTGTTGgggctgctgttgtccatctgcttATGCCGACACATTCATTCTGAAGACTACAGCAAGGTCCCCAAGTATTGA
- the Cd82 gene encoding CD82 antigen isoform X2, producing the protein MGAACIKVTKYFLFLFNLLFFILGAVILGFGVWILADRSSFISVLQTSSSSLQVGAYIFIGVGAVTMLMGFLGCIGAVNEVRCLLGLYFALLLLILIAQVTAGTLFYFNAGKLKQEMGGVVMEIIQKYNASDSGGKDSLQEAWDYVQAQVQCCGWGSFLNWTENAELMNRTEPTYPCSCEVMGEEDNRLIVKKGFCEAPANGTQASNDPAGWPVYKEGCMEKVQAWLQENLGILLGVCVGVAVFELLGLLLSICLCRHIHSEDYSKVPKY; encoded by the exons ATGGGGGCAGCCTGCATCAAAGTCACCAAgtacttcctcttcctcttcaacTTGCTCTTCTTT ATCCTGGGTGCAGTGATCCTGGGCTTTGGGGTGTGGATCCTGGCTGACAGAAGCAGTTTCATCTCCGTCCTGC AAACCTCCTCCAGCTCTCTGCAGGTGGGGGCGTACATCTTCATTGGCGTGGGTGCCGTCACCATGCTCATGGGTTTCCTTGGCTGCATTGGTGCTGTCAATGAGGTCCGCTGTCTGCTGGGGCTG TACTTTGCCTTGCTGCTGCTGATCCTCATAGCCCAGGTGACTGCTGGGACCCTCTTCTACTTCAATGCGGGCAAG CTGAAGCAGGAAATGGGCGGCGTGGTGATGGAGATCATTCAGAAATACAATGCCAGTGACAGTGGTGGCAAGGACAGCCTGCAGGAGGCCTGGGACTACGTGCAGGCACAG GTGCAGTGCTGCGGCTGGGGCAGCTTCCTCAACTGGACGGAGAACGCAGAGCTCATGAACCGCACGGAGCCCACTTACCCCTGCTCCTGCGAGGTCATGGGGGAGGAGGACAACCGGCTCATCGTGAAGAAGGGCTTCTGTGAGGCTCCTGCCAACGGCACCCAGGCCAGCAACGACCCCGCAGGATGGCCTGTGTACAAGGAG GGCTGCATGGAAAAGGTGCAGGCCTGGCTGCAGGAGAACCTGGGCATCCTCCTCGGCGTGTGTGTAGGCGTTGCTGTCTTCGAG CTGTTGgggctgctgttgtccatctgcttATGCCGACACATTCATTCTGAAGACTACAGCAAGGTCCCCAAGTATTGA